Proteins from a single region of Streptomyces vinaceus:
- a CDS encoding carbohydrate ABC transporter permease — MTPGPARPDGPARPARARRKALAAMEAETGLVHRRWWTPYLFLAPGLVMVALFSLWPFVNTVVLSLTDAQILRGGTFVGLDNYTRAFADPDFWTAAGNSVLYLVVCVPCLVLLPLALAVLVQAKVPGIGFFRSAFYTPVIASAVVVGLIWQWVLRSDGLVNTVFRRLSIVSEPVPFLTDSTMLLVSAMIVTVWKGLGYYMVFYLAALGNVSPSLHEAAALDGAGPVRRFFSITVPQVKPMMLLVGTLSAISALRVFTEIYILGGESGGPGGGARTLPFLIRQVGLGFSGETGYACALSILLFLLTLVFSLLGRRLSKGDET, encoded by the coding sequence ATGACGCCGGGCCCCGCCCGCCCCGACGGCCCCGCCCGCCCCGCCAGAGCGCGCCGCAAGGCCCTCGCGGCCATGGAGGCCGAGACCGGGCTGGTGCACCGCAGGTGGTGGACCCCGTACCTCTTCCTCGCACCCGGCCTGGTGATGGTGGCCCTGTTCAGCCTGTGGCCGTTCGTCAACACCGTCGTCCTGTCCCTCACCGACGCCCAGATCCTGCGCGGCGGCACCTTCGTCGGCCTCGACAACTACACCCGGGCCTTCGCCGACCCCGACTTCTGGACCGCGGCCGGCAACAGCGTGCTGTACCTCGTGGTGTGCGTCCCCTGCCTGGTCCTGCTGCCGCTCGCCCTCGCCGTGCTCGTCCAGGCGAAGGTCCCCGGCATCGGGTTCTTCCGCTCGGCCTTCTACACCCCCGTGATCGCGTCCGCCGTGGTCGTCGGCCTGATCTGGCAGTGGGTGCTGCGCAGCGACGGACTCGTCAACACCGTCTTCCGCAGGCTGAGCATCGTCTCGGAGCCGGTCCCGTTCCTGACGGACAGCACGATGCTGCTGGTCTCCGCCATGATCGTGACCGTGTGGAAGGGCCTCGGCTACTACATGGTGTTCTACCTGGCCGCGCTCGGGAACGTCTCGCCCTCGCTCCACGAAGCGGCCGCGCTGGACGGAGCCGGTCCCGTCCGCCGCTTCTTCAGCATCACCGTCCCCCAGGTGAAGCCGATGATGCTGCTGGTGGGCACCTTGTCGGCCATCTCCGCCCTGCGGGTCTTCACCGAGATCTACATCCTGGGCGGCGAGAGCGGCGGCCCCGGCGGCGGCGCCCGTACGCTGCCCTTCCTCATCCGGCAGGTCGGGCTCGGCTTCTCCGGCGAGACCGGCTACGCCTGCGCCCTCTCGATCCTGCTGTTCCTGCTGACCCTGGTCTTCAGCCTGCTGGGCCGGCGCCTGTCGAAGGGGGACGAGACGTGA
- a CDS encoding ABC transporter substrate-binding protein, whose protein sequence is MTRSNATRTAVATLVAGTFLAVSACGVGGAEDVREGRKTGEVSGEITFRTLQLKPKFTGYVQGVIDAFEKKYPGAKVRWEDVPGDGYNEKLVADAQAGALPDVVNLSTDSFQLLGDRGLLADVAALDPEVAKEYVPGAWEQFKLPGKGDGVYAYPWYVTPEILTYNKELFEKSGLDPARPPTSVEQFFDYADKIAASSGGRYSAFMADPKGRLPGDWQKMGVPILSQAQDRFVFDTPKAVEWVERMKDLYAKGAMPKESLLKSDDINQLYGGGKLVFGPGSPGFVKDIRQNAPQIYAGTQVAGAVTGTLGHIGIYAQSLGVKKDTKHLDAATEFAKWVTNGPNQVEFSKNATIYPSNAQGLADPRFADRGDGKDAETVARAVGAEQLRSAALDANTPVQWTNQVGDAVVREMQKAIQGEQDPRTAVRKAQEEANQLLAKSARK, encoded by the coding sequence ATGACCCGTTCGAACGCGACCCGTACCGCCGTCGCCACGCTCGTGGCCGGCACGTTCCTCGCGGTCTCCGCCTGCGGGGTCGGCGGCGCCGAGGACGTGCGGGAGGGCAGGAAGACGGGCGAGGTCTCCGGCGAGATCACCTTCCGCACCCTCCAGCTCAAGCCCAAGTTCACGGGGTACGTCCAGGGCGTCATCGACGCGTTCGAGAAGAAGTACCCGGGGGCGAAGGTCAGATGGGAGGACGTCCCCGGCGACGGCTACAACGAGAAGCTCGTCGCCGACGCCCAGGCCGGCGCCCTCCCGGACGTGGTCAACCTCTCCACCGACTCCTTCCAGCTCCTCGGCGACAGGGGCCTGCTCGCCGACGTCGCCGCGCTCGATCCCGAGGTGGCGAAGGAGTACGTCCCCGGCGCCTGGGAGCAGTTCAAGCTCCCGGGGAAGGGGGACGGTGTGTACGCGTACCCCTGGTACGTGACCCCGGAGATCCTCACCTACAACAAGGAGCTCTTCGAGAAGTCCGGGCTGGACCCGGCGCGGCCGCCGACCAGCGTCGAGCAGTTCTTCGACTACGCCGACAAGATCGCCGCCTCCTCCGGTGGCCGGTACTCCGCCTTCATGGCCGACCCCAAGGGCCGCCTGCCGGGGGACTGGCAGAAGATGGGCGTACCGATCCTCAGCCAGGCGCAGGATCGTTTCGTCTTCGACACCCCCAAGGCCGTCGAGTGGGTCGAGCGGATGAAGGACCTGTACGCCAAGGGCGCGATGCCCAAGGAGTCCCTCCTCAAGTCCGACGACATCAACCAGCTGTACGGCGGCGGCAAGCTGGTCTTCGGTCCCGGCTCCCCGGGCTTCGTCAAGGACATCAGGCAGAACGCCCCGCAGATCTACGCCGGCACCCAGGTCGCGGGGGCCGTCACCGGCACACTCGGCCACATCGGGATCTACGCCCAGTCGCTCGGCGTCAAGAAGGACACCAAGCACCTCGACGCCGCGACCGAGTTCGCGAAGTGGGTGACCAACGGTCCCAACCAGGTGGAATTCTCCAAGAACGCGACCATCTACCCGTCCAACGCCCAAGGCCTGGCCGATCCGCGCTTCGCGGACCGGGGCGACGGCAAGGACGCCGAGACGGTCGCCCGCGCGGTCGGCGCCGAGCAGCTGCGGAGCGCCGCGCTGGACGCCAACACCCCGGTCCAGTGGACCAATCAGGTCGGCGACGCCGTCGTCCGGGAGATGCAGAAGGCGATCCAGGGCGAGCAGGACCCGCGGACCGCCGTACGCAAGGCCCAGGAGGAGGCGAACCAGCTGCTCGCCAAGTCGGCCCGCAAATGA
- a CDS encoding VOC family protein yields the protein MEMTVQLTIDCSDPPRMVAFWAQALGYVPEPPPGGHATWRAHWAAMGVPEAELPAGAGDVPESIIDPAGRGPRVWFQQVPEAKVAKNRWHFDLKVGGGRDVPLEVRAQRVKATVERLVEAGATVLRIKDEPEAGFYAAALQDPEGNEFDVV from the coding sequence ATGGAGATGACAGTGCAGCTGACGATCGACTGCTCCGATCCGCCGAGGATGGTGGCCTTCTGGGCCCAGGCCCTGGGCTACGTGCCCGAGCCTCCGCCGGGCGGCCACGCCACGTGGCGCGCCCACTGGGCGGCGATGGGGGTACCCGAAGCGGAGTTGCCAGCCGGTGCCGGGGACGTGCCGGAGTCGATCATCGATCCCGCGGGACGTGGGCCGAGGGTCTGGTTCCAGCAGGTCCCGGAGGCGAAGGTCGCCAAGAACCGTTGGCACTTCGACCTGAAGGTCGGTGGGGGCCGTGACGTCCCGCTGGAGGTCCGCGCACAGCGGGTCAAGGCCACGGTGGAACGGCTGGTCGAAGCCGGCGCCACCGTGCTGCGGATCAAGGACGAGCCGGAGGCGGGCTTCTACGCCGCCGCCCTGCAGGACCCCGAGGGCAACGAATTCGACGTCGTCTGA
- a CDS encoding serine/threonine dehydratase has protein sequence MEQQLDHAAVRAAADRIAGSVRPVAVVPAAEGLWFALEYLQHTGSFKARGARNFLAAHRDAGTLPDAGVTIASGGNAGLACAWAARAQSVPATVFLPATAPRVKVERLRGYGADVRLVGDRYAEALAACEEFAAQSGALSSHAYDHPLIAAGAGTVLDEIRAGLPGLDTVVVAVGGGGLFAGVAAAAREHGVRVVAAEPENCRALNAALEAGRPVDVAVDSIAADSLGATRVSATALAAAQREGVRSVLVPDPAIAEARRALWEEHRIVVEAGAATALAAVRSAPEPLGERVAVVLCGANTDPADLTADLTA, from the coding sequence GTGGAACAGCAGCTCGACCACGCCGCCGTACGCGCCGCCGCCGACCGGATAGCCGGGTCGGTCCGTCCCGTCGCCGTCGTGCCCGCCGCCGAGGGCCTCTGGTTCGCCCTGGAGTACCTCCAGCACACCGGGTCCTTCAAGGCCCGCGGCGCCCGCAACTTCCTGGCCGCCCACCGCGATGCGGGGACCCTGCCGGACGCGGGCGTCACCATCGCCTCGGGTGGCAACGCGGGCCTGGCCTGCGCCTGGGCCGCCCGCGCGCAGTCCGTCCCCGCGACGGTGTTCCTGCCCGCCACTGCCCCGCGGGTGAAGGTGGAGCGGCTGCGCGGGTACGGGGCGGACGTACGGCTCGTCGGGGACCGGTACGCCGAAGCGCTCGCCGCGTGCGAGGAGTTCGCGGCGCAGAGCGGCGCGCTGAGCAGCCACGCGTACGACCACCCGCTCATCGCGGCGGGCGCGGGTACGGTGCTGGACGAGATCCGGGCCGGGCTGCCGGGGCTGGACACCGTGGTCGTCGCGGTGGGCGGCGGCGGGCTCTTCGCGGGTGTCGCGGCCGCGGCCCGCGAGCACGGGGTACGGGTCGTCGCGGCCGAGCCGGAGAACTGCCGGGCCCTGAACGCCGCCCTGGAGGCGGGACGGCCCGTCGACGTGGCCGTGGACTCGATCGCCGCCGACTCGCTGGGTGCCACCCGGGTCTCGGCGACCGCTCTGGCCGCCGCGCAGCGGGAGGGCGTACGGTCCGTCCTGGTCCCGGACCCGGCGATCGCGGAGGCCCGGCGCGCGCTGTGGGAGGAGCACCGGATCGTGGTGGAGGCGGGGGCGGCCACGGCCCTGGCGGCCGTACGGAGCGCCCCGGAGCCGCTGGGCGAGCGGGTGGCCGTCGTCCTGTGCGGCGCGAACACCGACCCGGCGGACCTGACGGCGGACCTGACGGCTTGA
- a CDS encoding TetR/AcrR family transcriptional regulator translates to MPRRSAALDRATPEAIAVAALRLIDDEGPHALSFRALADRLEVSHATVQRRCTDLAGLLDLCTEHLAGQLPEIPAGTGWAEAAELRFTALYRLLVAHPGLLVLRGGRPWLGRQLLARLVEPALADSVAAGMTAAEAMTAYRRMYLLTLGCAAFVDHRDPAGATAASRAALAALDPQEFPVLAGGLADVLPALTDHEVYHGALRQLIEANRPAV, encoded by the coding sequence ATGCCGAGGAGATCAGCAGCCCTGGACCGCGCCACGCCCGAGGCGATCGCCGTCGCCGCCCTGCGCCTCATCGACGACGAGGGGCCGCACGCCCTGAGCTTCCGCGCCCTGGCCGACCGGCTGGAGGTCTCGCACGCCACCGTCCAGCGCCGCTGCACCGACCTCGCCGGACTCCTCGACCTCTGTACCGAGCACCTCGCCGGGCAGCTGCCCGAGATCCCGGCCGGGACCGGCTGGGCGGAGGCCGCCGAGCTGCGGTTCACCGCCCTGTACCGGCTGCTCGTCGCCCACCCCGGCCTGCTCGTGCTCCGCGGCGGCCGGCCCTGGCTGGGCCGCCAGCTGCTGGCCCGGCTGGTCGAGCCCGCGCTCGCCGACAGCGTGGCCGCCGGGATGACGGCCGCCGAGGCGATGACCGCGTACCGCCGCATGTACCTGCTGACCCTCGGCTGCGCCGCCTTCGTGGACCACCGCGATCCGGCCGGTGCCACGGCTGCCTCGCGGGCGGCGCTGGCCGCGCTGGATCCGCAGGAGTTCCCCGTGCTCGCGGGCGGGCTGGCCGACGTACTGCCCGCCCTGACCGACCACGAGGTGTACCACGGCGCGCTGCGCCAGCTGATCGAGGCCAACCGGCCCGCCGTCTGA